One Aneurinibacillus migulanus genomic region harbors:
- a CDS encoding DNA polymerase beta superfamily protein has protein sequence MIKQIENLINNKKDCPVKFDNLIYVCQGGSHIAGTNDDTSDFDFRSIAIPSDDYVIGIDKFEHTKVVTGKNKINQFEDFDLEIFSFDYFINQAANGEVIPTEMLWVDNKYVHKKSDIMNLLLDNRDLFLSKNVVFRYMGFVKSCINCAFLPIEIVEKDAKRPDRIERVRKYGYETKFVMNAIKCLRICVGLLKNNQIELYREDKEELLDIKNGKLGHFDKGITEAKKVIYELEQEKECLLQQSSLPKRVNKELVNKFKKDFFIKVIKEVYGY, from the coding sequence ATGATTAAACAAATTGAGAATCTGATTAATAACAAAAAAGATTGTCCAGTTAAATTTGATAATCTTATATACGTCTGTCAGGGTGGTTCTCATATTGCAGGAACTAATGACGATACTTCTGATTTCGATTTTCGATCAATAGCTATTCCATCTGATGATTATGTTATTGGGATAGATAAGTTTGAACATACAAAGGTAGTAACAGGAAAAAATAAAATTAATCAATTTGAGGATTTTGATTTAGAAATTTTCTCATTTGACTATTTTATAAATCAAGCCGCAAACGGTGAGGTTATTCCTACAGAGATGTTATGGGTAGATAATAAATATGTTCATAAGAAAAGTGATATTATGAATTTATTATTAGATAATCGTGACCTTTTTCTTTCAAAAAATGTCGTTTTTCGGTACATGGGTTTTGTAAAAAGTTGTATAAATTGTGCCTTCTTGCCAATAGAGATTGTAGAAAAAGATGCTAAAAGACCAGATAGAATAGAACGAGTAAGGAAGTACGGATATGAAACTAAATTTGTCATGAATGCTATTAAATGCTTAAGGATTTGTGTTGGTTTGCTAAAGAATAATCAGATTGAATTATATCGTGAAGACAAAGAAGAATTGCTTGATATTAAGAATGGTAAGCTTGGGCACTTTGATAAAGGTATTACCGAGGCTAAGAAGGTAATTTATGAATTAGAACAAGAAAAAGAGTGTCTATTACAACAGTCATCTTTACCTAAGAGGGTAAATAAAGAGTTAGTAAACAAATTTAAAAAAGACTTTTTTATTAAAGTAATTAAAGAAGTCTACGGATATTAA
- a CDS encoding YfaP family protein — MNNDKTAFSTNAEYDNSNDQYPQFSEAIKHHFSTFDNLPLFTTDAEGLFEAFLESLPHKARQHYTCSCCRHFVNRFGGLVSISEDGEISSVLWDEDNTPKFFVKSVKAMKEIVLKSKVTGVFVSSEKTLGQPHSGGWDHMAVTLPTEKVYYSRLKTAGQEMAEKKEDFRILNAGLVEYPLDAVDQALILLESESLYRSNKILGVAKFLQELHIKRQNTRNSRVQDNITWLAVATAPAGFCHIKSSMIGTLLDDIVAGLSFDSISRRFAEKMNPSNYMRSQVAPSQGNIQQAEKIVEKLGIANSLRRRYATFQEITQFIWKNNESSKEKSDVKVEGVFSNITPKESKPNKVELPNTIMTWEKFQRTVLLTAESIEVRVDNPNRLMALVTASDQQAPNILLWNNPFSWYYHGGIDGEIKRRVESAGGRYEGNEIRCSLIWEGYTDLDLHCVTPSSEHIYYGDKMSSCNGWLDIDMNGGSHRDYSPVENIRWSNGHASKGKYVFYVHNYCERGSGRTPFKAELEVNGQIYTYHGVAGNTGFKETLFTFDYVKGQHPDISSTNYSSDNAWNVQLNSFVKVKGITNSPNLWNEEKVTHSGHHIFFLLDGCKDLSEGKGRGFFNETLKSELREIRKTLEAYTANTPIEDVENASACGVGYSKDSEWDLTLKITSNNSTRIIKIDRWD, encoded by the coding sequence ATGAATAACGATAAGACGGCTTTCTCTACTAATGCTGAATATGATAATAGTAATGACCAATATCCACAATTCAGTGAAGCGATTAAACATCACTTTTCTACTTTTGATAATCTCCCACTCTTTACTACTGATGCAGAGGGATTATTTGAAGCGTTTCTTGAAAGTTTACCGCATAAAGCAAGACAACATTATACTTGCAGCTGCTGCCGACATTTTGTGAATCGTTTTGGTGGTCTAGTGTCTATTTCTGAAGATGGTGAGATTAGTTCTGTTTTATGGGATGAAGACAACACACCTAAATTCTTCGTTAAATCTGTAAAGGCAATGAAGGAAATTGTCCTTAAATCTAAAGTTACAGGAGTATTTGTATCGAGTGAGAAAACACTTGGTCAACCACATTCTGGTGGATGGGATCATATGGCTGTAACACTTCCTACAGAAAAAGTTTATTATTCTAGATTAAAAACTGCTGGACAAGAAATGGCAGAAAAAAAGGAAGACTTCAGGATTTTGAACGCTGGGTTGGTGGAATATCCTTTGGATGCTGTAGACCAAGCACTAATATTACTAGAATCAGAATCATTATATAGGTCGAATAAGATTCTTGGTGTTGCCAAATTCCTTCAAGAGCTACATATTAAACGTCAAAACACTCGAAACAGTCGAGTTCAAGATAACATCACTTGGTTGGCTGTTGCAACTGCTCCTGCTGGATTCTGCCATATTAAGAGTAGTATGATTGGAACCTTGCTTGATGATATTGTTGCTGGACTTTCATTTGATTCTATTAGTCGTAGATTTGCAGAGAAAATGAACCCATCTAATTACATGAGGAGTCAAGTTGCTCCATCTCAAGGCAACATTCAACAAGCAGAAAAGATCGTTGAAAAGCTTGGTATTGCTAATTCACTACGAAGAAGATATGCAACGTTTCAGGAAATTACACAATTCATTTGGAAAAATAATGAGTCCTCTAAGGAAAAGAGCGATGTGAAAGTTGAGGGCGTATTTAGTAATATTACACCTAAGGAAAGTAAGCCTAATAAAGTAGAATTGCCAAATACAATTATGACATGGGAAAAATTTCAAAGGACAGTGTTGCTGACAGCAGAAAGTATTGAAGTTAGGGTCGATAACCCTAATCGGCTGATGGCTCTAGTGACTGCTTCTGATCAACAGGCTCCTAATATTTTACTATGGAATAATCCGTTTAGCTGGTATTATCATGGTGGAATTGATGGTGAAATTAAGAGGCGGGTTGAGAGTGCAGGAGGGCGATATGAGGGTAATGAAATCCGATGCTCGCTCATTTGGGAAGGGTACACAGACCTTGATCTGCATTGTGTGACTCCTAGTAGTGAACATATTTACTACGGAGACAAAATGAGTTCCTGTAATGGTTGGTTGGATATTGATATGAATGGCGGTAGTCACAGAGACTATTCACCAGTTGAGAACATTCGATGGAGTAATGGTCATGCGTCAAAAGGTAAATACGTCTTCTATGTTCACAACTATTGTGAAAGAGGAAGCGGAAGGACTCCATTTAAGGCCGAACTGGAAGTTAATGGTCAGATTTACACCTATCATGGTGTTGCTGGCAATACCGGCTTTAAAGAAACTTTGTTCACTTTCGACTACGTTAAGGGACAACACCCGGACATCTCTAGCACGAATTATTCGTCTGATAATGCATGGAATGTTCAACTAAACAGCTTTGTTAAGGTAAAAGGCATAACCAATTCTCCAAATCTTTGGAATGAAGAGAAGGTTACTCATTCAGGTCATCATATTTTCTTTTTATTGGACGGATGTAAGGATTTATCCGAGGGGAAGGGTAGAGGATTTTTTAATGAGACGCTTAAATCTGAACTTCGTGAAATTCGCAAGACACTAGAAGCTTATACTGCAAACACTCCAATTGAAGATGTTGAGAATGCTTCTGCTTGCGGAGTAGGTTACTCAAAAGATAGTGAATGGGATTTGACTCTGAAAATAACCTCAAATAACTCTACGAGAATTATTAAAATTGATAGATGGGATTAA
- the prsW gene encoding glutamic-type intramembrane protease PrsW: MISTLGAALAPGIAILSYFYLKDKYETEPLHMVVKSFITGILLVFPVMVVQFGFQEELELGVFAQSYFLAGFLEEFFKWFMIYYTVYKHVEFNEPYDGIVYAAAVSLGFATLENFFYLLSHGLSTAFFRALLPVSSHGLFGVLMGYYLGKAKFVADPRKKRIYLGMSLGIPVLLHGTYDFILMAGSDVWPWLIIPFMVILWAVAIRRSSAALDRSIAAAFRRHYEQEEAEKI, from the coding sequence ATGATATCGACCTTAGGAGCAGCACTTGCTCCTGGTATTGCTATTTTGAGCTATTTTTATCTAAAAGACAAATATGAAACAGAGCCGCTGCATATGGTGGTCAAAAGTTTTATTACCGGTATTTTACTTGTTTTCCCCGTAATGGTCGTGCAGTTCGGTTTTCAGGAAGAGCTGGAATTGGGCGTGTTTGCACAATCGTATTTTCTCGCGGGATTTCTCGAAGAATTTTTTAAATGGTTTATGATTTACTATACGGTATATAAGCATGTAGAATTTAATGAACCGTACGACGGCATCGTATATGCGGCGGCAGTTTCGCTGGGGTTCGCGACCTTGGAGAACTTCTTCTACCTATTGTCGCATGGGTTGTCCACAGCGTTTTTCCGTGCGTTGCTTCCAGTGTCAAGTCATGGCCTGTTTGGTGTGTTAATGGGATATTATCTTGGTAAAGCAAAATTTGTGGCTGATCCGCGTAAAAAACGTATATATCTAGGAATGAGCTTAGGGATTCCGGTCCTTCTACATGGTACGTACGATTTTATTCTTATGGCAGGTAGCGACGTTTGGCCTTGGTTAATTATCCCATTTATGGTGATTTTGTGGGCCGTTGCCATTCGACGTAGCAGCGCCGCACTCGACAGGTCTATTGCCGCTGCCTTTAGGCGACACTATGAACAAGAGGAGGCGGAAAAAATATGA
- a CDS encoding MerR family transcriptional regulator: MEGNNKYSIGEFSEKTGISIRTLHYYDEIGLLQPEKHPTSGHRIYNHQDILTLQKIVSLKFLGYSLDKITSLLHESSFTVDLNETLTLHLQVLEKEKEQIEQSMTAIQRVVKLLKEEEEVDSTILFSLIHSIQTENMQKEWMKRHMLTDIVEGLSKKTEEEKITLDQTFIQFAKEVKQLYGKPVKDSKVQEMIKTYLEASFEFLGRDLIQKLADADVEELDIQELEDMTPSPFTEDEQKWLNQAMEYYMKQAELE; the protein is encoded by the coding sequence ATGGAAGGGAATAACAAGTATTCCATTGGGGAATTTTCGGAAAAAACAGGAATATCCATTCGCACTTTACATTACTATGATGAAATCGGTCTTTTACAACCAGAAAAGCACCCAACGTCAGGCCACCGCATTTACAATCATCAAGATATTCTAACCTTACAGAAAATCGTAAGTCTAAAGTTCCTGGGATATAGTCTGGATAAAATCACTAGCTTGTTACATGAATCGAGTTTTACCGTTGATTTAAATGAGACTTTAACCCTCCACTTGCAAGTATTAGAAAAAGAAAAAGAACAAATCGAACAATCAATGACTGCTATTCAGAGAGTCGTTAAATTACTGAAGGAAGAAGAGGAAGTGGATAGCACCATATTATTCAGTCTTATCCATAGTATACAGACGGAAAATATGCAAAAAGAATGGATGAAACGGCATATGCTAACAGATATAGTGGAAGGGTTGTCAAAGAAAACGGAAGAAGAAAAAATCACCTTAGATCAAACCTTCATTCAATTTGCTAAGGAAGTAAAACAATTATATGGTAAACCTGTAAAGGATTCAAAAGTACAAGAAATGATTAAAACGTATCTAGAAGCGTCTTTTGAGTTTCTTGGTAGGGATTTGATACAAAAGCTAGCTGATGCTGATGTGGAAGAACTGGATATTCAAGAACTTGAAGATATGACACCTTCTCCATTCACAGAAGATGAGCAGAAATGGCTCAATCAAGCGATGGAATATTATATGAAACAAGCAGAATTGGAATAG
- a CDS encoding asparaginase encodes MRKVVLLTTGGTIASKANEKGMLSSGELSGQELADMCNLPKNIEVVVDSAFQLPSMHIGFNELLELKSHIEEIFKDESIDGIVVTHGTDTMEETAYFLDLVISDERTVVLTGSQRSLEDLSNDVYINIRHAIYTACDETLRGSGVVVVFNERIFSAKYVKKVHASNIQGFDVFGFGYFGIIDNDVVKIYQKPVCNESFNIVQEIPPVDIIKCYIEADSKFIDAAVQSGTKGIVLEGVGRGQVAPKMMDGIERAIKSGVQVVVTTSAEEGHVYTTYDYPGSAYDLYTKGVILGKDYDSKKARMRLAVLLASDIDDIKEVF; translated from the coding sequence ATGCGTAAAGTAGTTTTATTAACCACAGGTGGAACAATTGCAAGCAAGGCAAATGAAAAAGGAATGTTATCCTCTGGAGAATTATCTGGTCAAGAATTAGCTGATATGTGTAATTTGCCCAAAAATATAGAGGTTGTTGTTGATTCAGCCTTTCAATTACCTTCTATGCATATAGGGTTTAATGAACTATTGGAATTAAAAAGTCATATTGAGGAAATTTTTAAAGATGAATCAATTGATGGTATTGTTGTCACTCATGGTACAGATACTATGGAGGAAACAGCATACTTCTTGGACTTAGTTATTAGCGATGAAAGAACCGTTGTTTTAACTGGTTCACAACGCTCATTAGAGGATCTAAGTAATGATGTTTATATTAATATCAGACATGCTATTTACACTGCCTGTGATGAAACGCTAAGAGGCTCAGGAGTAGTTGTTGTATTTAATGAGCGTATATTCTCTGCTAAATATGTAAAGAAAGTTCATGCATCTAATATCCAAGGATTTGATGTATTTGGTTTTGGATATTTTGGCATTATTGATAATGATGTAGTGAAAATTTATCAAAAACCTGTATGCAATGAAAGCTTTAATATTGTTCAAGAAATCCCTCCAGTTGATATCATAAAATGCTACATTGAAGCAGACAGTAAATTTATTGATGCAGCAGTTCAAAGTGGTACAAAAGGAATTGTCCTTGAAGGAGTAGGTAGAGGACAAGTTGCTCCTAAAATGATGGATGGTATTGAACGGGCTATAAAGAGTGGTGTACAAGTAGTTGTTACTACAAGTGCAGAAGAGGGACATGTTTACACAACTTATGATTATCCAGGAAGCGCATATGATCTTTACACAAAAGGTGTAATTTTAGGAAAAGATTATGATAGCAAGAAGGCAAGAATGAGACTTGCTGTACTTCTGGCAAGTGACATAGATGATATTAAAGAAGTGTTCTGA
- a CDS encoding lysophospholipid acyltransferase family protein has protein sequence MESKTYPFFRGLFRGIFKSFYRWKVIGQENIPEGEGLVLCANHISNWDPILLGCGIERQVHFMAKAELFRIPVISSLIKDFGTYPVKRGAGDRQAIRTSLELAKQGKVLGIFPEGKRNRTGEGKVGNILPGAAMIALKSGVRVVPVAIIGPYRFFRGVTIIYGKPVDLTAAVAGKDNAERTQAAAEVIRSEIQKILDIHKK, from the coding sequence ATGGAAAGTAAAACATATCCGTTTTTTCGCGGGTTATTTCGGGGTATTTTCAAAAGCTTTTACCGCTGGAAGGTCATTGGACAGGAGAATATTCCGGAAGGAGAAGGGCTTGTACTTTGTGCAAATCATATCAGCAACTGGGATCCGATATTGCTGGGGTGTGGCATAGAACGGCAGGTGCATTTCATGGCGAAGGCCGAGCTGTTTCGTATTCCGGTCATCTCCAGTCTGATTAAGGATTTCGGTACGTATCCGGTTAAGCGTGGGGCCGGAGATCGCCAGGCGATTCGCACATCGCTGGAGCTTGCTAAACAAGGCAAAGTACTTGGCATTTTTCCGGAAGGTAAGCGCAACAGGACAGGCGAGGGCAAGGTAGGCAATATACTACCGGGCGCGGCGATGATTGCGCTGAAGTCCGGTGTACGGGTTGTGCCTGTGGCCATTATTGGACCCTATCGTTTCTTTCGTGGTGTTACCATAATTTATGGGAAACCGGTTGATTTAACCGCGGCGGTAGCGGGTAAAGATAATGCAGAGCGTACGCAGGCTGCCGCCGAAGTCATCCGGAGTGAAATCCAGAAAATTTTGGATATACATAAAAAATAA
- a CDS encoding DMP19 family protein produces the protein MNECREIINNLIPLNLLMKNFGEEIIEEIALNLYKEENYHLYEKAIFYKLPIVIRDVILIINFDTELNMQGILGFLENSTGLFLDDTIETLERIQAEEDYKILKAIRSILQKNNVSTSDLRVNVDSQEEYSVNNFIETHGSEYDEMADEICKIADRLYLYSEDRNIFDNLVRYVDTNKSYLIEELTK, from the coding sequence ATGAATGAATGCCGTGAAATAATAAATAATTTAATCCCATTAAATCTTCTAATGAAAAACTTTGGCGAAGAAATCATAGAAGAAATTGCATTAAATCTATATAAAGAAGAAAATTATCATTTATATGAAAAGGCTATCTTTTATAAATTACCCATTGTAATAAGAGATGTAATACTTATAATCAATTTTGACACAGAACTTAATATGCAGGGTATATTGGGTTTTTTAGAGAATTCAACAGGATTATTCTTAGATGATACGATAGAAACCTTAGAACGTATACAAGCTGAAGAAGATTACAAAATACTTAAGGCTATAAGATCAATATTACAAAAAAACAATGTATCAACTTCGGACTTGAGAGTTAACGTTGATAGCCAAGAAGAATACTCTGTAAATAATTTTATTGAAACACACGGATCGGAATATGATGAAATGGCGGATGAAATTTGTAAAATAGCTGATAGACTCTATTTATATTCAGAGGATAGAAATATATTTGATAACCTTGTAAGATATGTAGATACAAATAAATCGTATTTGATAGAGGAACTAACCAAATAA
- the ypeB gene encoding germination protein YpeB yields the protein MYWKIAGVLAPILAVGAIGAGMWGYQENQEKNSVLIKAENQYQRAFHDLNYHMDKLQDELGKTIAVNSRQQLTPSLTNVWRLAYSAQNDVGQLPLTLMPFNQTEKFLANVADFSYQTAVRDLDKQPLTDKEHKTLQALYRHSKDIQGQLQKVQTAVLDKQLRWMDVETALATEEKQEDNTIVDGLKVVDKSVEGYKDVDFGSGIGSLNATRKLKVQSIKGKPVTAEEAKRKALAFTKLKPEQIKEAKVVDNGNSREYQSFSVHITRKDSPAPVNVDVAKKGGQVVWMLDERDIEARKLGIEEAKRHADTYLNERGYRSMEAVSYDEYENLAVFTYAYKQGDVRVYPDTVTVKVALDKGNISGFQSESYVLNHKARVLPKPKITEAQARKKVNPGLKVEEARLAVIEDDRGQEVFSYEFYGGFNQDRYRIYINALTGEEVKVEKIKAPAL from the coding sequence ATGTATTGGAAAATTGCAGGCGTGCTGGCGCCCATTCTTGCAGTCGGAGCCATAGGAGCCGGTATGTGGGGCTACCAGGAGAATCAGGAGAAAAACTCCGTGCTCATTAAGGCGGAGAACCAGTATCAACGAGCATTCCACGATTTGAACTATCATATGGATAAGCTTCAGGACGAGCTTGGCAAAACGATTGCCGTCAATTCCCGTCAACAACTTACTCCCAGCTTAACGAATGTTTGGCGCCTTGCTTATTCGGCACAAAATGATGTAGGCCAGCTACCCTTGACACTGATGCCGTTCAACCAGACGGAGAAGTTTCTTGCCAATGTGGCCGATTTCAGTTACCAAACTGCTGTTCGCGACTTGGACAAGCAGCCACTGACGGACAAGGAGCATAAAACACTGCAGGCGCTCTATCGCCATTCCAAGGACATACAGGGCCAGCTACAGAAAGTACAGACGGCCGTCCTTGACAAGCAACTGCGATGGATGGATGTAGAAACGGCGTTAGCCACTGAAGAAAAACAGGAGGATAATACGATTGTCGACGGTCTTAAAGTGGTTGATAAAAGCGTAGAGGGGTACAAAGATGTCGATTTTGGGTCAGGAATTGGAAGCTTGAATGCGACGCGCAAGCTAAAAGTCCAATCCATTAAGGGCAAGCCGGTTACCGCCGAGGAAGCGAAGCGTAAAGCGCTCGCATTTACAAAGTTGAAGCCAGAGCAAATAAAAGAAGCCAAAGTAGTGGATAACGGAAACAGTCGGGAGTATCAATCTTTTAGTGTTCACATTACACGTAAGGATAGTCCGGCTCCGGTTAACGTAGATGTGGCCAAGAAGGGTGGCCAGGTTGTCTGGATGCTGGATGAACGTGATATCGAGGCTCGAAAGCTAGGGATCGAGGAAGCAAAGCGTCATGCAGACACGTATCTGAATGAACGGGGATACCGCTCCATGGAAGCTGTGTCCTATGATGAGTATGAAAACCTCGCCGTCTTTACGTACGCCTACAAGCAGGGCGATGTCCGTGTATACCCGGATACGGTTACGGTAAAGGTAGCACTTGATAAAGGAAATATATCAGGATTCCAGAGTGAAAGTTATGTACTGAACCATAAGGCGCGTGTACTGCCGAAGCCGAAGATAACCGAGGCACAGGCTCGCAAGAAAGTGAATCCGGGCTTGAAAGTCGAAGAGGCACGACTTGCGGTGATCGAAGACGACAGAGGACAGGAAGTATTCTCTTATGAATTCTACGGCGGATTTAATCAAGACAGGTACCGTATCTACATCAACGCACTTACTGGTGAAGAGGTAAAAGTAGAAAAAATTAAAGCACCTGCATTGTAA
- a CDS encoding nucleotidyltransferase domain-containing protein codes for MSKLNYDYNTLSGNTIYEVITGSQSYGLNTDNSDIDIKGIVILPKELFFSMTNEWETEVFHDPDIEYHSLKKFMNLANSQNPTVLEMLYTESQFINKSTSASEKLRENRHLFLSQNCFFAFGGYAQQQLMKIKNGLEKATDDDRNKHLRYTVENIIRRFSERYPTYNNDNIKVLDIHYDEDGKQQMYLSVHFDNTPITQLSGMVSEIQNAYKGYTKIGNRNRKPEQKLGKHAMHLIRLLTTGIEVLEQQTIQVYRSEDRDFLLSLRNGDYEWDEVFKMIDELELKLQQAFKYTKLPKVTDWNKINNLYKEIMLEHF; via the coding sequence ATGTCTAAATTGAATTATGATTATAATACATTATCAGGCAATACCATTTATGAAGTAATTACAGGTTCACAGTCGTATGGATTAAATACTGATAATTCAGATATAGATATAAAGGGAATTGTGATTTTACCTAAAGAGTTATTCTTTTCAATGACAAATGAATGGGAAACTGAGGTATTTCATGATCCAGATATTGAGTATCATTCCTTGAAGAAATTTATGAATTTAGCAAACTCACAAAACCCAACCGTGCTTGAAATGTTATATACAGAGTCACAGTTCATCAATAAAAGCACATCTGCTTCTGAAAAACTGCGAGAGAATAGGCATTTATTTTTATCACAGAATTGCTTTTTTGCTTTTGGTGGATATGCTCAACAACAATTAATGAAAATAAAAAATGGATTAGAAAAGGCCACTGATGACGATAGGAATAAGCACTTAAGATATACTGTTGAAAACATTATTAGACGTTTTTCGGAGCGTTACCCTACATACAACAATGACAATATTAAAGTATTGGATATTCACTATGATGAAGATGGGAAGCAACAAATGTATCTGAGTGTGCATTTTGACAATACTCCAATTACACAATTATCCGGTATGGTATCTGAAATTCAAAATGCATATAAAGGATACACAAAAATTGGTAACAGAAATCGCAAACCAGAACAAAAGTTAGGTAAACACGCTATGCATTTAATACGCCTACTTACAACAGGAATTGAAGTATTAGAGCAACAAACAATTCAAGTATATAGAAGTGAGGATAGAGATTTTCTATTATCTCTTAGAAATGGAGATTATGAGTGGGATGAAGTTTTTAAAATGATTGATGAACTTGAGTTGAAATTGCAACAAGCATTTAAGTATACAAAGCTACCAAAGGTTACAGATTGGAATAAGATCAACAATCTATATAAAGAAATTATGTTGGAACATTTTTAG
- the cmk gene encoding (d)CMP kinase, which translates to MKIAIDGPAGAGKSTVAQQVAKRLGILYVDTGAMYRAVTFTALARGYSIEDEHSLREMLDEINLTLEIKNGVQHVYVDDKDVSEAIRSPEVTRLVSTIAAYPCVREKLVDMQRRIASCKDVVMDGRDIGTSVLPDAEVKIFLTASIEERARRRLEEFEKKGVQADYAELLRDIEERDRKDSERAIAPLKQAEDAIRLDTTGHSIDEVVDRIVTLYREKIGERA; encoded by the coding sequence ATGAAAATTGCGATTGATGGACCGGCAGGAGCCGGCAAAAGCACCGTAGCACAGCAGGTCGCAAAGCGGCTCGGAATATTGTACGTAGATACCGGGGCAATGTATAGAGCGGTGACGTTTACTGCACTTGCGCGGGGATATTCTATAGAAGATGAACACAGCCTGCGAGAGATGCTTGATGAGATTAATTTGACGCTTGAAATCAAAAATGGAGTGCAGCACGTATACGTGGACGATAAAGATGTATCCGAAGCCATCCGCTCTCCAGAGGTGACCCGGCTCGTTTCAACAATAGCCGCATATCCGTGCGTGCGTGAGAAACTGGTGGATATGCAGCGACGAATTGCCAGCTGCAAGGATGTGGTGATGGACGGACGTGATATTGGAACATCGGTATTGCCGGATGCGGAGGTGAAAATCTTTTTGACCGCGTCCATTGAAGAGCGGGCGCGCCGTCGGCTGGAAGAATTCGAGAAAAAAGGCGTGCAAGCTGACTACGCCGAATTGCTGCGAGATATTGAAGAGAGAGATCGCAAAGACAGTGAGCGGGCTATCGCGCCGCTAAAACAGGCGGAAGACGCCATACGGCTCGATACGACCGGACATAGCATCGACGAAGTGGTGGATCGCATCGTCACGCTATATCGGGAAAAAATCGGGGAGAGGGCGTAA